Sequence from the Bacteroidia bacterium genome:
CCGTTTCTTGCATTTACGGAATCGGGAATCCCGCTGATTTCCATAAAAATGTCATCCATATAAAAGTGGGAGATGTCATCAGCAGAAATAAATTTCTACATCAGTTGGTGAGCAGTTTGTATTCGCGCACAGAAGCTGATTTTTCTCGCGGAAATTTTCGTGTAAAAGGTGATGTGGTGGATGTTTTCTTGGCGTATGCGGATCACGCAATTCGTGTTCATTTTTTTGGTGATGAAATCGAAGAAATTGAAAGTATCGAACCTTCAACAGGGAAAAAAATAGAACCTTTTGATTCGGTTAATATTTATCCTGCCAACATTTTTGTAACGTCGAAAGACAGTATGCAAAATGCCATTTTCGAGATACAAGACGATATGGTTAAACAAGTGGATTATTACAAAGAATTAGGGAAACATTTAGAAGCAAAACGTTTGGAAGACCGCGTAACATACGATATAGAAATGATGCGCGAACTGGGTTATTGCTCCGGAATTGAGAATTATTCCCGCTATTTTGACAGACGTTTGCCGGGTACGCGCCCTTTCTGTTTGTTGGATTATTTTCCGAAGGATTATTTAATGGTGGTGGACGAAAGTCATGTGACGCTTCCGCAAATCCGCGCCATGTATGGCGGTGATCGTTCCCGAAAAGTAAATTTAGTGGAATACGGTTTTCGTTTGCCTGCAGCAATGGACAATCGTCCGTTGAAATTTGATGAGTTTGAAAGTGTGATCAATCAAATTGTTTACGTAAGTGCCACGCCTGCTGATTTTGAATTGGAAAAATCGGAAGGCGTAGTAGTTGAACAATTAATTCGTCCGACAGGTTTGTTGGATCCGATTATTGAAGTGCGTCCAAGTCTCAATCAAATTGATGATTTAATGGCTGAAATTCAAAAAGTAATTGAACGCGATGAACGTATTTTGGTTACGACACTCACCAAACGGATGGCGGAAGAATTAACGAAATATTTCGTCAACTTAAATGTGCGTTGCCGTTATATTCATTCTGATATTGAAACAATGGAACGCGTAGAAATTATGCGCGATTTACGACTCGGACTTTTTGACGTATTGGTTGGAATTAATTTATTGCGTGAAGGACTTGATTTTCCTGAAGTTTCTTTAGTTGCGATTTTAGATGCTGACAAAGAAGGTTTTTTACGATCGGCTCGTTCGCTTACGCAGACGGCAGGGAGAGCGGCAAGAAACGTCAACGGGAAAGTAATTATGTATGCTGACAAAATTACCGATTCCATGAAAAAAACAATCGACGAAACGCAACGCAGAAGAAAAAAACAAATTGCCTATAATTTCGAACACAATATAAAGCCTACAACCATTACAAAATCAAAGGATTCCATTCGTCAACAGGCGAGTATCACGCAAGGATATAAAAAGCCAAACAAAGGATATGTGGAACCGGAAACAATCAATTATGCTGCGGATCCAGTAGTGATGTACATGAGCAAAGAGGAATTGCAAAAAGCCATCTCAAAAACAAAAAGAGCCATGGAATCTGCGGCAAAAGAACTCGATTTTGTGGAAGCAGCAAGGCTGAGAGACGAAATGTACGGACTCGAAAAATTAATTTCGCAGAAGTGATTTGTTAAAAGATGTTAAGTTTAGCCTGACAACACAACAAAAGGGAACATATTTTGTTATCCGTATGTGAATAAGAAAACACATACTATGAAAAAGAAAAGAGACATCGGTAACGATAAACCGGTTATAAAAGTCCAATTGGACTATAAAACAGTCATGATTTTAAGAAGTTTAAAATCATTTGATTTGTGGAAGGAAAAATATCCTGACGCGAAAATAATTTCGTAGAAAAATTATTTTTTTGAAGGTTCCAAAACTGAGTTTTCAATTTAATTATTGAATAACAACGGTGCTTTTTAAG
This genomic interval carries:
- the uvrB gene encoding excinuclease ABC subunit UvrB is translated as MDFKIVSDFKPTGDQPEAIRQLVEGIKKGLPAQTLLGVTGSGKTFTMANVIEQVKRPTLILSHNKTLAAQLYAEFKEFLPNNAVEYFVSYYDYYQPEAYIPTTNTYIEKDLAINDEIEKLRLSTTSSLLSGRRDVVVISSVSCIYGIGNPADFHKNVIHIKVGDVISRNKFLHQLVSSLYSRTEADFSRGNFRVKGDVVDVFLAYADHAIRVHFFGDEIEEIESIEPSTGKKIEPFDSVNIYPANIFVTSKDSMQNAIFEIQDDMVKQVDYYKELGKHLEAKRLEDRVTYDIEMMRELGYCSGIENYSRYFDRRLPGTRPFCLLDYFPKDYLMVVDESHVTLPQIRAMYGGDRSRKVNLVEYGFRLPAAMDNRPLKFDEFESVINQIVYVSATPADFELEKSEGVVVEQLIRPTGLLDPIIEVRPSLNQIDDLMAEIQKVIERDERILVTTLTKRMAEELTKYFVNLNVRCRYIHSDIETMERVEIMRDLRLGLFDVLVGINLLREGLDFPEVSLVAILDADKEGFLRSARSLTQTAGRAARNVNGKVIMYADKITDSMKKTIDETQRRRKKQIAYNFEHNIKPTTITKSKDSIRQQASITQGYKKPNKGYVEPETINYAADPVVMYMSKEELQKAISKTKRAMESAAKELDFVEAARLRDEMYGLEKLISQK